The following coding sequences are from one Halorubrum sp. BOL3-1 window:
- a CDS encoding lactonase family protein, whose translation MVDESGRDLAVVGSYTETEDTGLTSYRIDGESLDRCDAAEERDPSFLDVHPSEPILVAVNEREEGSAVSYWIDLASGRLSRLNRTATGDAGPCHVTIGPCGEYVVVAHYAGGSTALMSLGTDGALDGPLDLRRHEGSGPRGDRQASPHPHSAQFVTDSIVYVPDLGADRVAVYELDRDDDRLCPLPDAAIGCRPGAGPRHFAVHPTAPIGYLVNELNATLSVVDFADPQRPTVVDTLSTLPDGVEATDTIAADVHVHPSGEYLFASNRGHDSLAMFRIRTSPEKVVREAVTPTGGRWPRNFAIHPDGERIFVCHQHSNDVIQCAFNVGTGELRRKEVRTKIVAPTCLQFI comes from the coding sequence ATGGTCGACGAGTCGGGGCGTGACCTCGCGGTCGTCGGGTCGTACACCGAGACCGAAGACACCGGGCTCACGTCGTATCGGATCGACGGTGAGTCACTCGATCGGTGCGACGCTGCCGAGGAGCGCGACCCCTCATTTCTCGACGTTCACCCGTCCGAACCCATCTTGGTGGCCGTTAATGAGCGCGAAGAGGGATCAGCAGTCTCCTACTGGATAGATCTTGCGAGCGGTCGGCTCAGCCGTCTCAACCGGACAGCGACGGGTGACGCCGGCCCCTGTCACGTCACGATTGGCCCGTGCGGTGAGTATGTAGTCGTCGCCCACTACGCAGGCGGTTCCACGGCGCTGATGTCCCTAGGGACGGACGGGGCCCTCGATGGACCGCTAGACCTGCGGCGTCACGAGGGGTCCGGTCCGAGAGGTGACCGCCAGGCTTCGCCGCACCCTCATTCGGCTCAGTTTGTGACCGACTCAATAGTCTACGTACCGGATCTCGGCGCTGACCGCGTCGCCGTGTACGAACTCGACCGAGATGACGACCGGCTCTGCCCGCTCCCGGACGCGGCGATCGGCTGTCGGCCGGGAGCTGGTCCACGTCACTTCGCAGTACACCCGACTGCGCCTATCGGATACCTCGTGAACGAACTCAACGCGACGCTCTCGGTTGTTGACTTCGCTGACCCGCAGCGGCCGACAGTTGTGGATACCCTGTCTACACTCCCGGACGGCGTCGAGGCGACTGATACTATCGCCGCCGATGTACATGTCCACCCGTCCGGAGAGTACCTGTTCGCCTCGAACCGCGGCCACGATTCTCTCGCCATGTTCAGGATCCGCACGTCTCCGGAGAAAGTGGTCCGTGAAGCGGTTACTCCGACCGGTGGTCGATGGCCTCGGAACTTCGCGATTCACCCGGACGGCGAACGGATCTTCGTCTGCCACCAACACAGCAACGACGTGATACAGTGTGCGTTCAACGTTGGCACTGGAGAACTACGTCGGAAAGAAGTTCGAACAAAAATAGTCGCACCAACGTGTCTACAGTTTATTTGA
- a CDS encoding PKD domain-containing protein, with translation MSAWGRGRSAVLTALGAAVLGALVVAAVGVPAVGATGVPTVGAVGEPTVGTALSAEAACTLSDTEARPGDEVTLNARDSANASLYEFDRAGDGIYEASSETDPTHAFQYEREGTFTPRVRVTDGSDDTQDVADCGELVVSDNRPPNATLTSDPTDPEPGEEVTLDGSDATDPDGDGIRFWGYDIGGDGTYDYTGDGAPPDPVTHTFQQEGTYDVRLDVEDEHGAVGSDVVTVDVRADPTGSCTVSPAQVAPGGSVTLNASSVENANYVRFDIDGDGTHEVTDEVDFVVEWAYEDPGEYDPTVTAYDAAANETFDCGTVTVNAPPEPALDVSPSPARPGEEVTLDASGSTSPGGEIAEYRWDFEGDGTVDETTSGPTALRTYDGGEYAPSVTVVDETGATATTEADLPVQSDPDPTVRCVVEPAEVDVGDVVTVDASASDGPERVEVDVHDDGEIDYVDEDAFAVTHRYEEAGEYRVVVRGVTALGADTATCGVVQVIGGSDGGGGEPLGPIADVLPPDALDALLPVLAVLLGLGALAGLIRSLLGPSGDGGDGDDPPRPPSPPPGGPGVERYYTDTFATPTESDTVAVAGLGFEPDLLRFTAAPDVRAADVRATDGGAPDAGTLADGDVPDRTTGWTHGCAVRTDDGELVQTATTVAADAEGSDAGIGVAADGHALELVHHYDDPPGRLLGTVTGTDSDGFEVAFDASELRDERAGDSFTVLFQAFSLTDDAEAEVGHFRTPPAAGTQSIDLGVDANHATLLAGTAVSDVGDRAMTDVSVGFSYADVVGRTDPGQAVRSVVVESSGRTAVSRAVRVDRGIHLPFGRDDDVTGHTTGRVTGLGDRLDVEYEKRYSGPSKVGSDDSTLVTYVAVDAGWSVPDIGYFQLPEPESDEPLAVDVGFRPGLVEFTTVGLDGVDAERTSVTSPLAFDWSQGTVMASDGELAQFSLDGSADRVDRSGTGDGAVALSVRAVAESGHVVGRDDLRVTAFTDEGFRLTVTGVDTDRRDEAGPRPYVLYKAWPDPDAG, from the coding sequence ATGAGCGCGTGGGGAAGGGGGCGTTCGGCGGTGCTCACGGCGCTCGGAGCGGCGGTGCTCGGCGCGCTCGTCGTCGCGGCGGTTGGCGTGCCGGCAGTCGGCGCGACTGGCGTGCCGACGGTCGGCGCGGTCGGTGAACCGACGGTCGGCACGGCCCTCTCCGCGGAGGCGGCCTGTACGCTCTCCGACACGGAGGCCCGTCCCGGTGATGAGGTCACGCTGAACGCGAGGGACTCCGCCAACGCGAGCCTGTACGAGTTCGACAGGGCCGGCGACGGGATCTACGAGGCGTCGAGCGAGACGGACCCGACGCACGCCTTCCAGTACGAGCGGGAGGGGACGTTCACCCCGCGCGTCCGGGTGACCGACGGGAGCGACGACACGCAGGACGTGGCCGACTGTGGGGAGCTCGTCGTCTCCGATAATCGGCCGCCGAACGCGACGCTGACGTCCGATCCGACCGATCCCGAACCCGGCGAGGAGGTGACCCTCGACGGGAGCGACGCGACCGACCCCGACGGCGACGGGATCCGGTTCTGGGGCTACGACATCGGCGGCGACGGGACCTACGACTACACGGGCGACGGCGCGCCGCCAGACCCGGTCACCCACACGTTCCAGCAGGAGGGGACCTACGACGTTCGCCTGGACGTCGAGGACGAGCACGGTGCGGTCGGGAGCGACGTGGTGACCGTCGACGTTCGGGCGGACCCGACGGGGTCGTGTACGGTCTCGCCGGCGCAGGTCGCGCCGGGCGGGTCGGTGACCCTGAACGCGTCGAGCGTCGAGAACGCCAACTACGTCCGCTTCGACATCGACGGCGACGGCACCCACGAGGTGACCGACGAGGTCGACTTCGTCGTCGAGTGGGCCTACGAGGACCCCGGCGAGTACGACCCGACGGTGACCGCGTACGACGCCGCCGCCAACGAGACGTTCGACTGCGGGACCGTCACGGTCAACGCGCCGCCGGAGCCCGCGCTCGACGTCTCTCCCTCGCCGGCGCGGCCGGGAGAGGAGGTCACTCTGGACGCCAGCGGGTCGACCAGCCCCGGCGGCGAGATCGCGGAGTACCGGTGGGATTTCGAGGGCGACGGGACCGTCGACGAGACCACGTCGGGACCGACCGCGCTCCGCACGTACGACGGCGGCGAGTACGCGCCGTCGGTGACGGTGGTCGACGAGACCGGTGCGACCGCGACCACGGAGGCGGACCTCCCGGTCCAGTCGGACCCCGACCCGACGGTGCGGTGCGTCGTCGAGCCGGCCGAGGTCGACGTCGGCGACGTCGTCACGGTCGACGCGTCGGCCTCCGACGGCCCGGAGCGGGTCGAGGTCGACGTCCACGACGACGGCGAGATCGACTACGTCGACGAGGACGCGTTCGCGGTGACGCACCGCTACGAGGAGGCCGGGGAGTACCGGGTGGTGGTCCGCGGGGTCACCGCTCTCGGCGCCGACACGGCGACGTGCGGGGTTGTACAGGTGATCGGCGGGAGCGACGGCGGAGGCGGCGAACCGCTCGGACCGATCGCCGACGTGTTGCCGCCGGACGCGCTCGACGCGCTCCTTCCGGTTCTCGCCGTGCTCCTCGGACTGGGCGCGCTCGCCGGCCTGATCCGGTCCCTGCTCGGACCGTCGGGGGACGGCGGCGACGGCGACGACCCCCCGCGACCGCCGTCGCCGCCGCCCGGCGGACCCGGCGTCGAGCGCTACTACACCGACACGTTCGCGACGCCGACCGAGTCCGACACGGTCGCGGTCGCCGGACTCGGGTTCGAGCCCGACCTGCTGCGGTTCACCGCCGCGCCCGACGTTCGCGCGGCCGACGTCCGCGCGACCGACGGCGGCGCACCCGACGCCGGCACGCTCGCGGACGGCGACGTACCGGACCGGACCACGGGATGGACCCACGGCTGCGCGGTCCGGACGGACGACGGGGAGCTCGTCCAGACCGCGACGACGGTCGCGGCGGACGCCGAGGGCTCCGACGCCGGAATCGGGGTCGCCGCCGACGGCCACGCGCTGGAGCTCGTCCACCACTACGACGACCCGCCGGGCAGGCTCCTCGGGACGGTGACGGGGACCGACTCGGACGGATTCGAGGTGGCGTTCGACGCCTCGGAGCTGCGCGACGAGCGCGCCGGCGACTCCTTTACGGTCCTGTTCCAGGCGTTCTCGCTGACCGACGACGCGGAGGCCGAGGTCGGCCACTTCCGCACGCCGCCCGCAGCGGGGACGCAGTCGATCGACCTCGGCGTCGACGCCAACCACGCCACCCTGCTGGCCGGCACCGCCGTGAGCGACGTCGGCGACCGGGCGATGACCGATGTCTCGGTGGGGTTCTCTTACGCCGACGTCGTCGGTCGCACGGATCCCGGGCAGGCCGTCCGGAGCGTCGTCGTCGAGTCCTCCGGTCGAACGGCGGTCAGCAGGGCCGTGCGCGTCGACAGGGGGATCCACCTCCCGTTCGGCCGCGACGACGACGTGACCGGTCACACGACGGGTCGCGTCACGGGGCTCGGCGACCGGCTCGACGTCGAGTACGAGAAGCGCTACAGCGGCCCGAGCAAGGTCGGGTCCGACGACAGCACCCTCGTGACCTACGTCGCCGTCGACGCCGGCTGGTCCGTCCCCGACATCGGCTACTTCCAGCTCCCCGAGCCGGAGTCGGACGAGCCCCTGGCGGTCGACGTCGGATTCCGGCCCGGTCTCGTCGAGTTCACGACCGTCGGGCTCGACGGCGTCGACGCCGAACGAACGAGCGTCACGAGCCCGCTGGCGTTCGACTGGAGCCAAGGAACCGTCATGGCGAGTGACGGCGAGCTCGCGCAGTTCTCCTTGGACGGTTCGGCCGACCGGGTGGACCGGTCCGGAACCGGAGACGGGGCCGTCGCCCTGTCGGTTCGGGCGGTCGCCGAGTCCGGCCACGTCGTCGGTCGGGACGACCTGCGCGTGACGGCGTTCACCGATGAGGGGTTCCGACTCACGGTGACCGGCGTCGACACCGACCGGCGGGACGAGGCGGGGCCGCGACCGTATGTGCTGTACAAGGCCTGGCCCGACCCGGACGCGGGGTGA
- a CDS encoding AGE family epimerase/isomerase, translated as MKEKDRHTTAHRARLLSSLRVQYPDTLAERGFQLLHPTSGESYTDHRRHLVATCRSIANFAVGAIVDGPDWCLDVVEHGVSFLEEGHRGDEGYHLIVDTDGTPLDKTRSAYGHAFVLLAYARATEAGINGAEDELARIHELIENRFRDESGLLRSDCNPDWTEQEAYRGQNANMHACEAYLAAYEATGENEYLNRARHIARAITVDLTSETDGLLWEHYIDDWTHNFGYNGDEPRHQFRPPGYQPGHHVEWAKFLALLDRYDGAVDADTGSDTHAPEGGWYSRALELFEAAVDNGWAENGFVYTHEADGTPIVADQYGWALAEALGASAALSERAAAYDDDAADRLEEWNRQFLACTDCYRGPAGLWYEKRRPTDDDAGLVAPDPPGVEPDYHPVSAFYECWRSTQERTDR; from the coding sequence GTGAAAGAGAAGGACCGCCACACAACCGCGCATCGTGCCCGATTACTCTCGTCGCTTCGGGTACAGTACCCAGACACGCTCGCAGAACGAGGTTTTCAGCTGTTACACCCAACATCTGGGGAGTCGTATACGGACCACCGCCGTCACCTCGTAGCAACGTGTCGTTCGATCGCAAACTTCGCAGTCGGTGCGATCGTTGACGGCCCAGACTGGTGTCTTGACGTTGTGGAGCACGGAGTATCATTCCTTGAAGAGGGACACCGTGGCGACGAGGGCTATCACTTAATCGTCGACACCGACGGAACTCCACTGGACAAAACTCGTTCGGCGTACGGCCATGCCTTTGTCCTCCTCGCGTACGCTCGTGCTACCGAGGCCGGTATCAACGGTGCTGAGGACGAACTCGCGAGAATCCACGAACTGATCGAAAATCGGTTCCGCGATGAATCTGGACTACTCCGGAGCGACTGTAACCCAGACTGGACCGAGCAGGAGGCCTATCGTGGACAGAACGCGAACATGCACGCCTGCGAGGCGTATCTGGCCGCCTACGAAGCGACTGGCGAGAACGAGTATCTCAATCGCGCACGTCACATCGCACGAGCGATTACGGTTGACCTAACATCCGAGACCGATGGGCTGTTATGGGAACACTACATCGATGACTGGACCCATAACTTCGGATACAACGGCGACGAGCCTCGTCACCAGTTCCGCCCCCCAGGGTATCAGCCCGGTCACCACGTCGAGTGGGCAAAATTCCTCGCACTGCTCGATCGGTACGACGGCGCAGTCGATGCCGATACTGGCAGTGACACACACGCGCCTGAAGGCGGGTGGTACTCTCGCGCGCTCGAACTGTTCGAAGCAGCTGTTGACAACGGCTGGGCCGAGAACGGTTTCGTCTACACGCATGAGGCAGACGGGACACCGATTGTTGCCGACCAATACGGATGGGCGCTGGCAGAGGCTCTCGGTGCCTCCGCAGCGCTTTCCGAACGAGCCGCTGCGTACGACGATGACGCGGCGGACCGTCTTGAAGAGTGGAACCGTCAGTTCCTCGCGTGTACCGACTGCTACCGTGGCCCCGCCGGCCTCTGGTACGAGAAGCGTCGCCCAACTGACGATGATGCCGGCCTCGTAGCTCCCGATCCGCCGGGTGTTGAACCGGACTACCATCCCGTGAGTGCCTTCTATGAGTGCTGGCGTTCCACACAGGAACGTACAGACCGATAA
- a CDS encoding NAD(P)-dependent oxidoreductase: protein MTIDTIAVTGGNGKIGEAVLDHLSDHDYETVNVARGKQREDVSDRYVTTDLLDAGETYGALAKYDADAVIHMGTIPNPYSNPDFRVYESNVLSAAHVLEAAESLGMESVCLASSINALGSEHQERPAEVEYIPVDESHPRTPDDSYGIAKHAMEVTADGFGRRPSCDLTVSSLRYPWVTTDAEMREALVETDRSLDALADVHPATSRDVLFSYLAMADATSIARKAVEADFEGHETFWAVAGDTTADAATDELIAEFYPDATVRDTPEGHEALFDLSKAESLLGWEPQRTWREL, encoded by the coding sequence ATGACGATCGATACGATAGCAGTGACAGGCGGCAACGGCAAGATCGGCGAAGCGGTCCTCGATCACCTGAGCGACCACGACTACGAGACGGTCAACGTTGCGCGCGGTAAGCAACGGGAAGACGTCTCGGACCGGTACGTCACCACGGACCTGCTGGATGCGGGCGAGACGTACGGCGCGCTCGCGAAGTACGACGCCGACGCCGTGATCCACATGGGGACGATCCCGAACCCGTATAGCAACCCGGACTTCCGCGTCTACGAAAGCAATGTCCTCTCGGCAGCACACGTCTTAGAGGCCGCCGAATCACTCGGCATGGAGTCGGTGTGTCTCGCGTCAAGCATCAACGCGCTCGGCAGCGAACACCAGGAGCGCCCGGCGGAGGTAGAGTACATCCCGGTCGACGAGAGTCACCCACGAACGCCGGACGACTCGTACGGGATCGCGAAACATGCGATGGAGGTAACGGCCGACGGGTTCGGACGGCGACCCTCGTGTGACTTGACGGTCTCGTCGCTGCGGTACCCCTGGGTGACGACCGACGCGGAGATGCGCGAGGCGCTCGTCGAGACCGACCGGTCTCTCGACGCGCTCGCCGACGTACACCCGGCCACTAGCCGCGACGTACTCTTCTCGTACCTCGCAATGGCGGACGCGACGTCGATCGCCCGGAAGGCTGTCGAGGCCGACTTCGAGGGTCACGAAACGTTCTGGGCGGTCGCAGGCGACACGACCGCCGACGCGGCGACGGACGAGCTCATAGCAGAGTTCTACCCGGATGCGACCGTGCGTGATACGCCCGAGGGTCACGAAGCGCTCTTCGACCTCTCGAAGGCCGAGTCGCTGCTGGGGTGGGAGCCGCAGCGGACTTGGCGGGAGTTGTAG
- a CDS encoding DUF4864 domain-containing protein, which translates to MPEQYPVDGVPSPDPSYDPETVVRLQLKGLATNDDPFEDAGIGVAYNFASPANRRATGPLKRFTQMVKGRQYAPMIDHTEATRGPLERDGDVAEQRVTLTGPDGRTVTYIFGLSRSRDGEFDGCWLTDRVLVE; encoded by the coding sequence ATGCCAGAACAGTACCCAGTCGACGGAGTCCCGTCTCCGGACCCGTCGTACGATCCAGAAACCGTCGTTAGACTACAGCTCAAAGGGTTGGCAACGAACGATGACCCGTTCGAAGACGCCGGTATCGGGGTCGCGTACAATTTCGCGTCGCCGGCAAACAGACGAGCGACGGGTCCACTCAAGCGATTCACGCAGATGGTGAAGGGCCGGCAGTACGCCCCGATGATTGATCACACCGAGGCAACGAGGGGGCCGCTTGAACGGGACGGTGACGTCGCCGAACAACGCGTCACACTCACCGGACCTGACGGTCGAACAGTGACGTACATTTTCGGACTGTCTCGAAGCCGAGATGGTGAATTCGATGGCTGCTGGCTTACCGACCGCGTTCTTGTCGAGTAA
- a CDS encoding mannonate dehydratase — translation MNPTVMLPPKADRRWTIAEQLGLNTAVVRFWGVDDWWEYDTLQRTVTRFADHGFSLDVVEDRPSMEKTVLGKEGRDEEIETVKTLIENMGRLGIDTYCWVWTENPLGVIRTSDSVPGRGDSQRIGYDHEWMERAPDHEAAGITEEELWENLEYFLDAIVPVAEEYGVNLALHPDDPPTSPVRGVPRIVQSYDDYRRILDLHDSERHGVTFCQGNFSAMAGDTIEAIREFGDRIHFVHFRDVEGDERNFVETWHEEGPTDMKAAIEAYREAGFDGPIRPDHVPRMIGEQDRDDAMAGYTDMGRLFAIGYIKGLLE, via the coding sequence ATGAACCCGACCGTAATGCTCCCGCCGAAAGCAGATCGGCGGTGGACGATCGCTGAACAGCTCGGTCTCAATACGGCCGTTGTCCGGTTCTGGGGCGTCGACGACTGGTGGGAGTACGATACGCTCCAGCGCACCGTCACCCGTTTCGCTGATCACGGCTTCTCACTCGACGTTGTTGAGGACCGCCCGTCGATGGAGAAGACCGTCCTCGGGAAGGAGGGCCGTGACGAGGAGATCGAGACCGTCAAGACGCTGATCGAGAACATGGGCCGGCTCGGGATCGACACCTACTGCTGGGTGTGGACCGAGAACCCGCTCGGCGTGATCCGTACCTCGGACTCGGTGCCGGGTCGCGGCGACTCCCAGCGGATCGGCTACGACCACGAGTGGATGGAACGCGCGCCGGACCACGAGGCCGCCGGAATCACTGAAGAAGAACTGTGGGAGAACTTGGAGTACTTCCTCGACGCGATCGTCCCCGTCGCGGAGGAGTACGGGGTTAACCTCGCGCTCCATCCCGACGACCCGCCCACCTCGCCGGTGCGGGGCGTTCCGCGGATCGTGCAGTCGTACGACGACTACCGCCGCATCCTCGACCTCCACGACAGCGAGCGCCACGGCGTCACGTTCTGTCAGGGGAACTTCTCGGCGATGGCGGGCGATACGATCGAAGCGATTCGCGAGTTCGGCGACCGGATCCACTTCGTCCACTTCCGCGACGTTGAGGGCGACGAGCGGAACTTCGTGGAGACGTGGCACGAAGAGGGGCCCACCGACATGAAGGCGGCAATCGAGGCGTATCGAGAGGCCGGGTTCGACGGCCCGATCCGGCCCGACCACGTCCCGCGGATGATCGGCGAACAGGACCGCGACGACGCGATGGCCGGCTACACCGACATGGGTCGGCTGTTCGCGATCGGCTATATCAAAGGCCTGCTGGAGTAA
- a CDS encoding SDR family oxidoreductase — MTDIEPDTILVAGASGGTGREILRLAAPRHVRIRALTRSSETAPTLRSAGADEVVVDDLLDPGDLNTAVSGVDAVISTVGTAPTAIRRGPPYVDGAGNCALVDAADAAGVETFVMESAIGVGPEPASRLAGAFDAFIGPLQEAKATAESAIRSASLTHTILRPGVLTDGRRTDLTTVARPGSKLWGTVSRSDVARLLLSAPTTSEAENETFELVSTPRFPKRDARIPWTMPR, encoded by the coding sequence GTGACTGACATAGAGCCCGACACGATCCTCGTCGCGGGAGCCTCGGGGGGAACTGGGCGGGAGATACTCCGACTCGCTGCGCCCCGTCACGTTCGCATTCGCGCGCTCACACGATCGTCAGAGACCGCACCGACACTCAGATCGGCGGGTGCGGACGAAGTGGTTGTCGATGATTTACTGGATCCGGGCGACCTGAACACGGCGGTGTCCGGCGTTGACGCGGTCATCAGTACGGTCGGCACCGCTCCGACCGCGATCCGCCGTGGACCACCGTACGTAGACGGCGCCGGCAACTGCGCGTTGGTTGACGCAGCCGACGCCGCCGGTGTGGAGACGTTCGTCATGGAGTCCGCGATTGGCGTCGGCCCCGAGCCGGCAAGCCGACTCGCGGGGGCGTTCGATGCGTTCATCGGTCCGCTACAGGAGGCAAAGGCGACAGCCGAATCAGCGATCAGGAGCGCGTCGTTGACACACACTATCCTCCGACCGGGCGTGTTGACCGACGGGCGCCGTACTGACCTCACTACAGTGGCTCGTCCGGGATCGAAACTCTGGGGGACGGTCTCCCGTTCGGACGTGGCACGGCTACTGTTGTCGGCCCCGACGACGTCTGAAGCAGAGAACGAAACGTTTGAGCTTGTCTCGACGCCCCGATTCCCGAAACGCGACGCGCGTATCCCGTGGACGATGCCACGGTAG
- a CDS encoding acetoacetate decarboxylase family protein, which yields MLGATFAAPTSDVLELLPSGLYPIRATPTGDAAVTLLSVEYHEVGIPGLDPYNEFAVVIPAHHSSPSTVPYVSALLQATNGYVWSMPVTTEPTKAFGIDIWGFPKVVAEITHDDDGSVRTTTVTMDGDRFVTLEVDRPPSIDMNDDGFSYTIKDNNLLKVPNKVDAAAGIWPFSSSVSVSFGDHPKAGPLRNLNLGSRALARVVVDGNTHFHPGERV from the coding sequence ATGCTTGGGGCAACCTTCGCTGCGCCGACGTCCGATGTTTTGGAGTTACTCCCGAGCGGGTTGTATCCCATCCGTGCGACGCCAACAGGCGATGCCGCTGTGACGCTCTTGAGCGTTGAGTATCATGAGGTCGGCATTCCTGGTCTGGATCCGTACAACGAATTCGCGGTCGTCATTCCGGCACATCACTCCTCACCGTCGACCGTTCCATACGTCTCGGCGTTGCTTCAAGCGACAAACGGCTATGTTTGGTCCATGCCAGTCACAACTGAACCCACAAAGGCGTTTGGCATCGATATTTGGGGCTTCCCAAAAGTGGTTGCTGAAATCACGCACGACGACGACGGCTCGGTCCGCACGACGACCGTGACCATGGACGGCGATCGATTCGTCACTCTCGAAGTCGATCGACCACCGTCAATTGATATGAATGATGACGGATTCTCGTACACAATCAAAGACAACAATCTGCTTAAAGTTCCCAACAAGGTCGACGCAGCAGCAGGAATCTGGCCGTTTAGCAGTAGTGTATCGGTCTCGTTTGGTGATCACCCGAAGGCTGGTCCGCTACGAAACCTCAACTTGGGCTCCAGAGCGCTTGCGCGAGTCGTTGTAGATGGGAACACACATTTCCACCCGGGAGAACGGGTGTAA
- a CDS encoding HAD-IIA family hydrolase, translating into MSDREEQPESWLIDMDGVLIEDNTALSGAEEFIDRLTAQSRQFLVLTNNSIYTRRDLAARLTQAGLDVPEERIWTSAVATAQFLSKQMPEASAYVIGEAGLKTALHDVGYTLTNTDPDFVVLGESRTYSFQNITEAVQLVDQGVRFIATNPDATAPSTDGPLPTTGSVAALITEATGQEPYFVGKPNPIMIRSALNRIDAHSESTAMIGDRMDTDVVAGIKAGLMTYLVLSGSTGRAEITDFAYRPNEVVEGISEVIDII; encoded by the coding sequence ATGTCTGACAGAGAGGAACAGCCCGAATCGTGGTTGATTGATATGGACGGTGTGCTGATAGAGGACAACACTGCTCTGTCAGGAGCTGAAGAGTTTATTGACCGCCTCACAGCACAATCTCGCCAATTTCTCGTTCTCACCAACAATTCGATCTACACACGGCGCGATCTGGCTGCTCGCCTCACGCAGGCCGGGCTCGATGTACCGGAGGAGCGAATCTGGACCTCGGCCGTGGCAACGGCCCAGTTTTTGTCTAAACAGATGCCGGAAGCGTCGGCCTATGTCATTGGCGAAGCCGGGCTGAAAACGGCGCTCCACGACGTGGGCTACACGCTCACTAATACTGATCCAGACTTCGTCGTTCTGGGCGAGAGTCGCACATACTCGTTTCAGAACATCACGGAGGCTGTCCAACTGGTCGATCAAGGTGTACGGTTCATCGCGACGAATCCGGATGCGACGGCACCCTCAACCGATGGTCCGCTTCCAACCACCGGCTCCGTCGCTGCGCTTATTACGGAGGCCACGGGTCAGGAACCGTACTTCGTCGGCAAACCTAATCCGATCATGATTCGGAGCGCTCTCAATCGGATCGACGCACACTCTGAATCGACGGCGATGATTGGCGATCGCATGGATACGGACGTTGTAGCTGGGATAAAAGCTGGGCTGATGACGTATCTCGTGCTGAGTGGGTCGACCGGACGTGCGGAAATCACGGACTTTGCGTATCGGCCGAACGAAGTCGTAGAGGGTATATCTGAGGTGATAGATATAATTTAA